A region of Macrobrachium nipponense isolate FS-2020 chromosome 7, ASM1510439v2, whole genome shotgun sequence DNA encodes the following proteins:
- the LOC135217595 gene encoding uncharacterized protein LOC135217595, with protein MKTRGASIGGEVFMDLDFADDGALLAEMWLVLEGMVMRMETETQNFGLNISTKKSKIMVVSRDDGWVHMEDMTNRGQELKQVENQSHQKRGRETKPPENEEEKQNHQKRGRETKPSENEEETKPPEKEGENKATRKKGRYKATRERGGEQSHQKNREIQSHQKNREIQNHQKKRKRNKATRRIVRYKATRKRERETKPPEQYEETKPPEKEGENKATIKKRKRNKATRKRGRETKPPEQYEETKAPKREGENKATIKRGRETKPPIKEEDKQSHHKKRKKI; from the exons atgaaaacaagaggggctagtattggtggtgaagtttttatggatttggactttgctgatgatggtGCATTGCTTGCTGAAATGTGGCTGGTGCTGgaaggtatggtaatgaggatggagacagagacacagaactTTGGCTTGAACATAAGCACAAAGAAGAGcaagatcatggttgtgagtagggATGAcggttgggtgcacatggaggatatgacaaacagaggacaggaactcaagcaagttgagaa CCAAAGCCACCAGAAAAGAGGAAGGGAAACAAAGCCaccagaaaacgaggaagaaaaacaaaaccaccagaaaagaggaagagaaacaaAGCCATCAGAAAATGAGGAAGAGACAAAGCCACCAGAAAAAGAGGGGGAAAACAAAGCCACTAGAAAAAAAGGGAGATATAAAGCTACCAGAGAAAGAGGGGGAGAACAAAGCCACCAGAAGAATAGGGAGATACAAAGCCACCAGAAGAATAGGGAGATACAAAACCaccagaaaaagaggaagagaaacaaAGCCACCAGAAGAATTGTGAGATACAAAGCCaccagaaaaagagaaagagaaacaaagcCACCAGAACAATATGAAGAGACAAAGCCACCAGAAAAAGAGGGGGAAAACAAAGCCACaataaaaaagaggaagagaaacaaagccaccagaaaaagaggaagagaaacaaAGCCACCAGAACAATATGAAGAGACAAAGGCACCAAAAAGAGAGGGGGAAAACAAAGCCACaataaaaagaggaagagaaacaaAGCCACCAATAAAAGAGGAAGACAAACAAAGCCACcataaaaagaggaagaaaatataG